CTTATTTACTTTATGGCTGTGAAGTTCCAAGCAAAAATCGGCTAGTCCAGCAGCTTTTAGTCGTTTGTATACTACCTCAAGAGCTGCCATCTTCTCACTAACGAAAAGTATTGTTTTACCATGAGCTATACATTCAGCTATGATATTTGCAATAGTTTGACTTTTACCTGTTCCGGGGGGTCCTTGCATAACAAAACTTTGTCCTCGCAAGGCATACTGAATGCAAAGCTGCTGACTGCTGTCAGCGTCAAGAATCTGAAATGTATTAATAGGCTGTTGTATAGTATCAAGGTCTCGAATATTTGGTAAGTCGTGCACAAGATTGTCTATGTTTTCGTCCGAAAGTGATAGTATAATAGGGTGTTTTTCTACAAGTGATGTATTAGTTGTGAAATCTTGGTACATCACCAATTTATGAAATGAAAAAAGGCCCAGTTGAACAGAGTAATCTACTGTCCATCCCAGTTGTTTAATAGATTTTTCCATCGAGTCAAAATAATCGGTGAGCTTATTTTCTTCCCAGTCTTCTGGCAACGATGGAAGCTCGATCTTGAAATCATTTTGCAGTTTAACCTGTAGAGCAGGATTAAGGACGACATCTGCTTCCTCAGCAACGTGAAGGCTAAAAGGATCTTTTGCCGATTCTCGAATAAGTTTGACAGGGACTAAAATTATTGGGGAAAGCACTTTTTCAGATGTTTCAGCTTCTTTCCATTGTAACATACCAAAAGCAAGATGGAGAATACGAATACCCTTTTCTTGGTAATCAGCTGTTGCTCGTCTATAGAGATTTTTAAGAATCTTTTCTATTTGGTTTTTATCCTGTTCTTTACAGACCAATTGATTTTTCTTGACGGGCTTTGTTTCAGTTGTTTCTTTTGGCTCTATTGCACCATCTTTAAAGAGACGATCTTCACTGTCTTGGTTTTCTTCATCAGGTGGTAGCCAAAACTCCCAGCCTCTTCCTTTTACTACAAGCCTCTCAAAAATTGTCTGATGTTCGGGGCTGTCAATGAAAAGAGTTGAAGTTTTACTCGGCTTAAAATATAGAAGGCGATTGCGCCTCGTAAGATCTACAAGTTTTTGTTTCCACTCTTCGATGCGCCGGGTTACACGGGATTTTGATTGACGGGTATTCATAATCCAAGATACCCAATAAACATCGGATATATACGCTAATTATAATGAATTTTAAAAAAAAGATGTAGATCTAACCTAAGATATATCAAAAAAGGTAAGAGAGGTCAAGAAATAAAAAATAAAAAAACCTAGATAGGTATTAGGCATAAGGAAATAACTCTAAAGAGATTTTTCTTTGACAAGACAATTCCTTTCATCTAATATTCATATAAATAAAGATTTTGAGATAGTGCTGAATGACCAAGGTAAAGATTTGTGGCATAACAAATGTTGACGATGCGCTTGCTGCTGCCGAGTATGGGGTGGATGCATTAGGGTTTATTTTCTATCAGAAAAGCCTGAGATATATCACACCAGAGAAGGCAAGACATATAATCTCTGAACTGCCACCATTTATAACAACTGTCGGGGTATTCGTGGATGAAGAGATAGAGAAAATAAAGTCAGTTGTTGACGAATGTGATATAGATATAGTGCAGTTTCACGGTAATGAATCCCCTGATTTCTGCTTGAAGGTCGGCAGGAGATTTATAAAAGCGATAAGGGTTAAGGACGAATTAAGTCTCGATGGACTTGAAAACTACAGGTGCGAAGGTGGTATCTGCACATTTCTTCTTGATACATACGCCACTGATATAGCAGGAGGAACTGGCGAGTCCTTTGACTGGACACTCGCACTCTCCGCAAAGAACAGGGGAAGGATTATACTTTCAGGGGGGCTAAATCCTGATAATGTAGTTGAAGCCATCAGGATCGTAAGACCCTACGGTGTTGATGTTGCAAGCGGAGTGGAATCTCGCCCAGGGAGGAAAGACCTAAAGAAGATGAAGCTCTTTATAGATAACGCAAAGTCAACCTGACCCTTTTTCTGTTTCCCTTCTGAAAATTACCTTGAAATCCTGAATTACCATGTGTTATAAATGCATAAAACATGCAGAGGTAATTTTTGGAAGAGAGGAGGTGAGAAAAACAGTAGACAGTAATCAGTGATCAGAAAAGCATGACTTACTGATACTAACATGGATGGATGTCAGGGAAGAGGAGTGATCCTGTAAAGGTGATTCTCCCGCTGCCCCGCAGCCGTGAAGGGAACGAAAGCCCAAATCATAAGCCACTGTGATGGGTAATACCATGATGGGAAGGCGGGCAAGTAGGACGGGGTCCCCAAAAATCGCAGATTTTTTGGGGTGCCGTTGTGGCCCTGAGCCGGAAGACCTATCCATTCCAAAGAAATTCACAAACCCAAAAATTCTCGAGGGAGAAAAATGAAAGTAGAATATTACTCAAGATGCAGAAATCCTGAATCAGGAATTCAGGACAAAAAGTTTTTATATTTAACAAAAAAATGCCATGAAGGCTTTTCACCTCGAAGGTGTGGTTTTCATGGCTTTTTGTTTTCTGATTTCTTTACAGTAGGCAGTCCACGAAGGTTACCATGTCTCCTAAGAAGGGGGTGATAAAAGAATCTCAGGAGGTGTTTAATGAGAAAGGTCTTGAATGGTTTTGTGGGTTGTATCTTGAGTTTGTTAATCGGTATATCAATGATACAGGCAGGAGAAAAAGAGACGAGACTTGAAGAAATTGTCGTTACAGCCACGAGGACAGAAAAGGAGATGGAAATGGCTCCGGGCAGTGTTGCGGTTATTACAAAAGATACAATGCTGATCTCCAGTTTACGTTGCCGCTTTTTGGCAGAGATATTCTTACCCTTGGTGGCTCTTTCAGGCATGGCTGGGCAGATACAAAGGATCACAACCTAACAAACTGGAAGGATGAAAAATCAACAACCACCCTCACCTATCAATCAAAGGGCAGAGATAGAACTTATGCCTTATTTGTTCAGGATGAGATAATGATTCTTGATGGCCTTACTGTATATCTTGGTTTCAGGCAGGACTGGTGGGAGACATATGATGGTTATGCCAATCAGGTTGGCACTGCTGGTTACCCGGAGACCTATGACAAAAAGGATGCATCATCCTTAAGCCCGAAGGTTGCCATTGTCTATAGGCCATTTGGAAATACAACCATGCGGACATCCGCTGGAAAGGCATTCAGACCTCCAACAATTTATGAACTTTACAGGACATGGACATCATCACGAGGTATTACTTATGCAGGAAATCCAGATTTAAAGCCAGAGACCACTACCTCATGGGATATCGGAATTGAACAGGGAATATGGAAAGGGGCAAAAATAAAGGCTACCTATTTTGAAAACTACATGGAAGACCTTATCTACAGAAAAACTGTTACCTCTGCTCTTCAAGAGATTATAAATGCTGGTAAAGCAAAGGGTAAAGGTGTAGAGCTTGAGGCAGAGCAAAGGTTTGATAAACATCTCAGGCTTTTTTCCAGCTTTACTTATAACAATGCGAAGATAAAAGAAAATGAGGCAAAGCCTGAGACAGTCGGTAAGCGATTAACACAGGTACCTGAGAGGATGTTTAATATTGGATGTGACTTTGAAAAGGGTCTGTTTTCTGCAACTCTAATCGGTCGGTATGTGAGTAAGAGATATTCTGATGATGAAAATAGAGATACGGTAAACAATATCTATACCTCATACGACCCTTATTTTGTTGCTGATGCAAAGATCTCTTATAAATTTACTAAATGGGCAACAGTCTCCCTTTCTGTAGATAACATCTTTGATAGAAGTTACTTTAATTACTACAAAACTCCTGGTAGGTCATGGTTTGGAGAGATGACATTGAGGTTTTAGGGTTGAGGACAAAGGTATTACCATTAATAATTTCGGTAATGATGCATATAGGTATGCTTTTTGTCTTCGGTGCAGTGGAATATAACAGAAACAAAGAAAAGGTATTTACAGTGGAATTAATGTTTGATGTGTCAGAAGTCAAGGGGCAGAAGTCTGGGGTCAAAAGTCTGAAGTCTAAAGGAAGAATACATATAACTCACGACTATTCCAGTAGCACAACCCACGAAGAAAAAGTAAAGACTTCAGAACCTGTCATTCAGATTAATAACGAAGTCAATGAGATTGGAAGTAAGGGAACCTGGAATGCAGGTGTAATGAGGAATTCAGATGGATCTGAAAAGGATGCAACAGGCAACAGTGCCATTGGAAGTTCTTTAAGTAAAAGATTCTTAGAGAGGACTTTTGACTCTATTGATGGGCCTTCTTTTTTAAAGATGGTTAGACCTGAATATCCTCGTATGGCCAGAAGGCTTGGTAAAGAAGGAAGAGTTCTTTTAAGGCTTATCATTGATGAGTCTGGAAAACTCGTCAATGTCGAGATTCTGGAGAAAGCAGGTTATGGCTTTGATGAGGCAGCAATTAATGCTGTGAAGGCATCAAGCTTTCAGCCTGCTAAATTGAATAGGCATCCTGTGGCGTGTAAGGCAGTGTTGCCTGTAAGGTTTAGACTGGAAGGGGAAAATTAAGATGGATTTAGACATTATTTTATGGATAGCTGGAACACTTTTCAGCCTCGGCATATTTGCTGTTAAGGTTGGCTTTGGACTTGGTTTTGGAGGAATAAAATGGAGGGGAATATTATTCATAACCTTTTCTTCATACCTCGCCATCTTTGTCCTTATAGCTGTGCTTTCGGAGAGGTTAATCAGATACCTTGAACCTGTCTTAAGAAAAGGTCCGTATCTTCATGCCCTGATGGCATTAGGGATGATTGCATGGGGAATTATTTTATTGAGAAGACAGACAACAGAGCACAGAACACAGACAGAACTGAAATTCAAGATTCAAAATTTCAAAATTAATAACTCTGAACTCTTAACTCTAAACTCTCTATTCTTATTGATCCCCTGTCCTGTGTGTCTTACTGCTATGACCTTTTCCACATGGGCAGCATTAAGTGTGATTAAACTTCCTGCTCCCATCGTTGGTTTGGGACTTGGAATTGTTTTTGTTACATTATCATTATTATTTTTCTTTTCATTGAAGCTCATCACTCGTCACTCGTCACTCATCACTTCTCAGGTTGGTCTTGGTTTAAGCATGATTGGCATCGGGCTTTACTTCCTTGCCTCTTTATTTCTTCCTGTAAAGATTGAGGAAGCAAAGAACGTGTATAGGTCATTTATCTCAGAAGACAAGGGTACAGCCTTAAGTGACAGTGCAGGTGTTCTTATTGTTCTCTTTGTGGCAGTGTTAATAGGCTTTTTCGCGAATAAAAGGCATACACATTATCGCATTCTTCATCGTCGTTGCGAGGAGCGTAGCGACGAGGCAATCTTGAATCGAGATTGCTTCGCTGACGCTCGCAATGACAAAAGCAAAGCATGATCAAAAGGGAGGTTAAGAGATGAATATCCTTGCAGGGCTCGAGACATTTCTATATGTAATATCATCAGCACTTTTTTATCCAGTGGTGGCAGGACTTGTGTTACTTACATTCTGGATTGTTATTTTTTTTGGAGGTTTCTTGCGTGAATACATTGAAAGAAGGCAAGGAAGTGTATTTGCATTGAACAGATATAAAAAATCCCTTGAATCTGAAATTTGCCTTTTCCTTGTCGTTGCGAGGAGTCCCGAACAAAGTGAGGGAACTCCGAATTGTTCGACTGAGCTCACGACGAAATCTCAAGACGAGATTCCTCGCGGAGTTTACCCTGAGCAGAGAAACGAGATTCTTCCCCCTCGTTTCACTCAGGGTCAGAATGACATGCGAAGGGCTCAGAATGACAGTAGTCAGCACACTGATACGCTTGACATAAGGTTAGAAAGGCTTCTTCAGTCTGCAGAACTTGAGCTTGTTAAATCTCTTGATAGGATTAGATTTGTTATACGAGTAGGTCCTGCCCTTGGCTTGATGGGGACATTAATACCAATGGGTATCGCCCTTTCTGCCCTTGCACAGGGTGATATGCCAAAGATGGCAGGAAGCATGGTGACGGCATTTACAACAACGGTTGTTGGGCTTGCCTGTGGTGTGGCTGCATATCTTATGTCACTGATAAAAGAAAAGTGGATAAGGGCTGATATGAGGGAGATGGAGTATCTTACGGAGCTAACACTCCGAAATGCAACGCAAGGTGTCATTGCGAGGAGCGAAGCGACGAAGCAATCCCATCGTTCAGAGATTGCTTCGCCTACGGCTCGCAATGACAGGACTGAATTAGAGGTTAAAGATGAGGTTTCTGAAGAGACGAAGACGGTTTGAAAAATATGAACAGCCCCTTGAAGATCCAATATCAGGGATTGCAAATCTCTTTGATGCAAGCGTGGTCTTTATAGTGAGCATGATGATTGCCCTCTTTATGGCTTATAACATGCTTGATTTATTAAATCCAAAGTCAGAAGTAACTATCACAAAAAAGACCGCTGACGGAAAGATAGAGATAATCGCAAAGAAAGGAAAAGAGATTAAGGCTAAAAAGGTAACAGATAAACGATTAAGCGGTGAAGGCACAAGGCTTGGGACTGCATATCAGTTAAAAGATGGGAGGGTGATTTATGTCCCTGAATAGTTTAGAGTTAAGAGTTAGGAGTTTGGAGTTACTAAGAGGTTCATTATTATGGCAACATAATCGTCATTCCCGCGAAAGCGGGAATCCAGACGCCGTCCCTGCGAAAGGAGGGAACTATACAAAGGAATTGGATTCCTGTTTCCACAGGAAACCCTGGATTCCGTGTCAAGCACGGAATGACAAAATCGGACTGCATGAGTTCCTGCTCATTACCCTATTTTTTATCATCTTTTTTGCTGCTACTGCTCGTGCCGAATCTTTAAAGGTAAGCCTTCTGCTTGGCGATACACATTCAAGGACAGCCATTGAGGCTATAAAGGCAGTCAGGAGTCAAGAGTCAGGAGTCAAGAGTCAAGAACTGGAAAATATTTCATTTCATGTGTATCCGTCTAAAGACATACGAAACAAAGACCTCAGGCATCTCAAGGAATCAAAACTCATNNNNNNNNNNNNNNNNNNNNNNNNNNNNNNNNNNNNNNNNNNNNNNNNNNNNNNNNNNNNNNNNNNNNNNNNNNNNNNNNNNNNNNNNNNNNNNNNNNNNAATGTTCTTCCTGTGTATGGCTATCCATCTGAGAATGCAATTGAAAGGTTTTTCCTTTCCCCCACGCAGTGCAGAGTAAGACTTATTGTTGCCATGGGTATGAAGATTGGGGTAAATCCAAAGATTGCCATACCTCTCCTGAGCAGGCTCAATGTCCCTCTGATAAATGCCGTTACCCTTTATAGCCAATCAAAGGATGAATGGGAAAGATCACCTGTTGGCCTTGATATTTTTGAAAGGACATGGCAAGTAGCAGGTCCAGAGATGGCAGGGATTATTCAACCGACCGTCATTGCATCGAAAGAGAGAGCAATAGATAAAGAGACAGGGATTGAGTATATAGAAGAGAGACCGATACCTGAAAGGATAAAGAGGTTGACTTCAAGGGTAAAGGCGTGGATAAACCTTCAGGAGAAGCCTAACAAAGACAAAGGGGTTGCAATCATTTATTATAATTACCCGCCTGGTAAACAAAATATCGGTGCATCTTATCTTAATGTGCTTCCTGAGAGCCTGTGGGAAATAATAAATAGGCTGAAGGCTGAAGGCTACGATGTGGGAGAAAGGGCAATAGATAAGGATACACTTTTTAATGATGTTTTCAACTATGCAAGGAATATTGGTAACTGGGCAGAGGGTGAAATTGACAGGCTTGCAAAAACCGGCAAACTCATACTCATTCCAGTTAATACATATAAGAGGTGGTTTGAGGAGTTGTCCGAAGGTATTAAAAAGGCAGTCCTTAAGAGTTGGGGCGATGTAGGACAGAGCAATATCATGATATGGCAAGGTGCAAGCGGAACAAAATATATAGTTATACCTGCTGTGAGATATGGCAATATACTTTTCGCTCCTCAACCCTCAAGAGGCTGGGAACAGAATGTAAAAAAACTCTATCACGATGTCACCCTCGCACCACACCATCAGTACGTAGCATTTTACCTATGGCTTAAAAATGATTTTCAGGCAGATGCTATTGCACACATTGGCACGCACGGAACCCATGAATGGCTCTCAGGGAAAGAGGTAGGATTTACTAATGAAGATCCTCCAGAGGCTTTGATACAGGATTTACCGAATATTTATCCTTATATAGTTGATGATGTTGGCGAAGGACTTCAGGCAAAGAGGCGCGGCATGGCTGTAATCATTGACCACATGACACCGCCCTTTGATAAGGCAGGGCTAAATAAAGAGCTAAAAGAACTTTCTGTCCTTATCGATGATTACAATGTGGCAAAAGAAAAAAGCCCATCCCTTGCAGAGACAAAATTAACGGAGATAAATAATCTTGCTGAAAAAATAGGGCTACTTACGGATTTAAAAATAACCGAAAATAGGTCGGGCATTCTGCCTGACAACCGAGGCAAGATGCCTCGGCTATTATCGCATGAGCAGATAGAGGGAATGGAACATTACATCAAAGAGATTTCTGAAAAACAGACGCCCTTTGGTCTTCATACATTCGGGAAATCTCCAGAAGAAAAATACAGGAGAACTACTGCAGAGGCAGTCTTATCCATTGAAAAAGGGCTTTCAAAGGAGGAAAGGGAGAAAAGGATAATAGAACTTGAAGATAGGATAATCAAAAGTGGAAAGAGAGAGATTGATTCCTTTGTTGCTACCCTTTCAGGAAGATACATTACTGCTGGTCAGGGTAATGACCCCATAAGGAATCCTGATTCCTTACCCACAGGCAAAAACTTTTATTCCTTTGACCCGACGAGAATCCCATCAAAATCTACATATGAGATGGGTGTAAGGTTAGCAAAGGAGCTTATTGAAGGCTATAAACAGAGGCATGGCTTATATCCCGACAAAATCACATTTAATTTATGGGGTGTCGAGACCATAAGGCATGAGGGCGTGATGGAGTCCCAGATTATGTATCTCATGGGAATAAGGCCGAAATGGGATGAGCGGGGGAGGGTTACGGGTGTTGAGGCAATAACAAGGAATAAGATTGAGAGGCAGAGGATAGATGTTACAATCGTGCCCTCAGGGCTTTATAGGGATCTGTTTTCAAACCTTATGGCTCTACTTGATAAGGCTGTATCGCTGGCGAAAGAGCAGGAGGAAGAAGACAATATCCTGAGGTTAAATATCGTGAAGACAAGGAAGATGCTCATAGAGAAAGGCATTTCTGAAGATAAAGCAGAAAGGCTTGCAGCTGTAAGGCTCTTTACCGGTCCATCCGGTGCTTATGGGACAAATCTCGACAAAGTAATCCCCATGTCCAATACATGGGATAATGAAAAGCAGGTTGCGGATGTTTATTTCATGAGGATGAGTCATCTGTATGGACAGGGGTTTTGGGGCAACAAGGCTGAAGGCTTAAGGCTGAAGGCTGAAGAGGATATAAGTCTGATGCTCTTTAAGAACGCCCTTTCGGGGACAAAGGTGGCTATTCACAGCCGCTCGGGGAATGTTTATGCAACGCTGGATAATGATGACTTCTTTCAATACCTCGGAGGAACTGCAATGGCAATACGTGCAATAGACGGAAAGACACCTGAGGTTTATGTCACGAATATGTCCAATCCAAAACAGCCTAAACAGGAGACCATTGAAAAACTCATGGGAAGGGAAATGAGGTCAAGGTATCTGAATCCTGAATGGATAAAGGCTATGATGAGAGAAGGATATGCAGGTGCAAGATTTGTGGATAAAGTTGTGGAGCATCTATGGGGATGGCAGGTGACAGTGCCTGAGGCTGTTGATGCAGCAAAGTGGAATGAGATGTATGAGACATATGTTTTAGATAGAAATGGACTGAACATAAAGGAGATGTTCAAACAGTCAAAGAATATGTGGGCTTATCAATCCATTGTAGCGAGGATGCTTGAAAGCGTGAGAAAGGACTATTGGAAACCTGATAAAAAAATAGTTGAGACCCTTGCAAAGGAATATGCAGAGAGCGTAAAAGAGGTTGGCCTTGCATGTTGCGACCACACATGCAATAATCCGTTGCTTACAAAATTCACATCATCTGTTTTAATGTCAGTGCCGGGATTGAAGGCTCAGGTGAAAGGCTTTATTAAGGCGCTGGATGCAATTAAGAACCCGGAGCAGCAGAGCAGTAGCGCAGAGGTTCGGAAGCCTTCAGCCTTAAGCCTTCAGCCTAAATTAGCTCCTGATGGAAAAGGCAAAATTGTTGAAGGCTATGAGATGCAGGATGTCAATGCTGGAGGGGCATCATCTGCACCAATTCCTTATCTGTTCTTGATAGGCTTTTTGGTATTTTTAGGGCTTATAACGCTTGGATGGAGAAAGATAAGGATATAAGTGTTTTCCTTTGACAAACCTCATGAATTCATCTATTATTCTGGCTATGGAATTAGATGTAATAAATCTTAAAGTGCAGATAAAAGAAAGACTTACCTATGACAGAAGGATAGAACTCGTCTATCTTTTCGGTTCGCTTGCAAAGGATATAGCTACACCCCTAAGCGATGCAGATATAGCCATTCTACTTTCAAAAGAGATATCTGCCAGCGATTATCTTAAGGTTCAACTGGGGCTTGTGAGTGCATTTGAGCCATTTTTCCCTAAGATTGAAGTTCAGCTTGTTGTCCTTAACGGGGCTCCAATTGTGTTATCCTATGAGGTTATACAACATGGGAAATGTCTTTTTGCAAGAAGTGAAAATCTAAGAATCGAGTATGAGACAGGAACTATGAGAGAGTTCTTTGATACTGAGTATATGCGATATGTTCAGGATTACTACCAGCAAAAACGAATTATGGAGGGTCGTTTTGGTCGTAAGTTTAAAAAGCATAAGAGAGCGGCTTGAAAAAGTAGAGTCAGAATTGAGTCTTCTTAAAGAATTTAAAGAATTATCAGAAGAAGAATTCCTCTCGGATGTAAAGAATGTAAGAACTGCTGAGAGGTGCTTCCAGATTGCAATAGATTGCTGTCATGATATTGCTAATCATATTATTGCAGAATACAATATGACACGGCCTGACAGATACCAGAGTGTCTTTGAGATTCTCGGGAAGGAAGGGGTTTTTTCTGAAGATTTTACAGAGAAATTAAAAAAGATGGCAAGATTTAGAAATCTTTTAGTTCATCTGTACTTGAAAGTATTGCCAGAGGAAGTCTATCATAATATCCAGAATAATCTCTTAGATTTCGAGACCTTTTCAAAGGGTATCTTAAAATTTATAGAGGAGAATCCACTAAATGATTCCTGATAGACACGGACATTTTGGCATATACGGTGGAAGATTTGTCCCTGAGACCCTGATGCCTGCGTTATACGAGCTCGAGAAGGAATACCTTAAGGCAAAGAGGGATAAAAAGTTTAAAAGAATACTTGCAGAATACCAGAGAAATTATATCGGAAGACCCACACCTCTATATTATGCAGAGAGGTTAACCGAACATCTGGGTGGTGCAAAGATATATCTTAAAAGGGAAGACCTTGCTCATACAGGTGCTCACAAAATAAATAATGCACTTGCACAGTGTCTTTTAGCAAAGCGCATGGGTAAAAGGCGTATAATAGCGGAGACAGGTGCGGGTCAGCATGGTGTTGCCACTGCTACTGGTGCCGCATTGATGGGACTTACCTGTGAGATATATATGGGAACGGAAGATATGCAGAGGCAGTCTTTGAATGTCTTTCGTATGAGGCTCCTCGGTGCTGAGGTTAGAGAGGTTACACTCGGGACAAGGACATTGAAAGATGCAATAAGCGAGGCACTCAGAGACTGGACAACAAATGTAAGAGATACACACTATGTTATGGGAACTGTGTTTGGTCCTCATCCTTATCCCATGATGGTCAGGGATTTTCAATCAGTAATCGGAAAAGAGACAAGGGCACAGATTCTACGCGCAGAGGGAAGGCTTCCGGATATGCTTGTTGCCTGTGTAGGTGGAGGAAGCAATGCGATGGGACTCTTCTATGAATTTCTATCCGATGACATCAGAATGATCGGTGTTGAGGCAGGAGGACTCGGGATAGAGACAGGCAAACATGCAGCAAGGTTTGCTGGTGGTTTTCTCGGCATCCTTCAGGGGACAAAGAGCTATGTCCTTCAGGACGAAGAGGGGCAGATACTTCCAACACACTCTGTCTCTGCAGGGCTCGATTACGCAAGCGTAGGACCCGAGCATAGTTATCTCCGTGACATCGGCAGAACCGAATACACATACGCTACAGATGAAGAGTCGCTGTCTGCATTTGAACTGCTGAGCAGGCTCGAAGGTATTACACCTGCACTTGAAGCTGCCCACGCAATTGCTGAGGTGGTAAAATTAGCACCCAATCTTCCGAAAAATAAGATTATAGTGATTAATCTCTCGGGCAGGGGCGATAAGGATGTTCAGCACGTGGCGAAGATAAGGGGGATAGTCCTTAAGGATTAAGGATTAAGGATTAAGGATTAAGGGGTAAGGATTAAGGGGTAAGGATTAAGGATTAAGGATTAAGGATTAAGGGGTAAGGGGACTTATGGTATCGAGGATAGAGAAGAGATTTAAAGAACTCAAGAAAGATGGCAGAAAGGCGCTGATACCATATATCATGGTTGGAGACCCTGACCTTACTACAACAGAGGAACTTGTTATCGAGATAGAGCGGGCAGGTGCTGATATGATTGAGCTCGGTGTGCCATTCAATGACCCTCTTGCAGATGGACCTGCAATACAGAAGGCGGGCGAAAGGGGATTAAAGAACAAGGTCTCCCTGAGAGATGTCTTTGCGATTGTAAAGAGGCTAAGGGAGAAGACGGAGATTCCGCTTATTATCATGACATATTACAATCTTATCTTCAGATACGGGGAGGATGCATTTGCAAGAGATGCGGTTGGCTCTGGAATAGACGGTGTAATCATACCTGATCTACCCCCGGAAGAAGGAGATAACTTCATTAAGGCTTCAAGGCTTTCAGGTCT
Above is a genomic segment from Nitrospirota bacterium containing:
- the trpB gene encoding tryptophan synthase subunit beta; protein product: MIPDRHGHFGIYGGRFVPETLMPALYELEKEYLKAKRDKKFKRILAEYQRNYIGRPTPLYYAERLTEHLGGAKIYLKREDLAHTGAHKINNALAQCLLAKRMGKRRIIAETGAGQHGVATATGAALMGLTCEIYMGTEDMQRQSLNVFRMRLLGAEVREVTLGTRTLKDAISEALRDWTTNVRDTHYVMGTVFGPHPYPMMVRDFQSVIGKETRAQILRAEGRLPDMLVACVGGGSNAMGLFYEFLSDDIRMIGVEAGGLGIETGKHAARFAGGFLGILQGTKSYVLQDEEGQILPTHSVSAGLDYASVGPEHSYLRDIGRTEYTYATDEESLSAFELLSRLEGITPALEAAHAIAEVVKLAPNLPKNKIIVINLSGRGDKDVQHVAKIRGIVLKD
- the trpA gene encoding tryptophan synthase subunit alpha, which codes for MVSRIEKRFKELKKDGRKALIPYIMVGDPDLTTTEELVIEIERAGADMIELGVPFNDPLADGPAIQKAGERGLKNKVSLRDVFAIVKRLREKTEIPLIIMTYYNLIFRYGEDAFARDAVGSGIDGVIIPDLPPEEGDNFIKASRLSGLDTIFLTAPTSTEERINKIAKVSRGFIYHVSLTGVTGSRLGTVESIRESVDIVRRYSRLPVAVGFGVSSPEQASVVTEFADGVIVGSAVVRIIENNFSSPTTLKTEVYRFIASLRKGIDEF